A single genomic interval of Leishmania panamensis strain MHOM/PA/94/PSC-1 chromosome 25 sequence harbors:
- the CYCA gene encoding cyclin (TriTrypDB/GeneDB-style sysID: LpmP.25.1520): protein MQHTGYHRSAVVMMAVPVQGRIPLSNQTNLAREPYHKTGAQLPTPRTNERHFVSEYGSEILAYFLEVERVVYSERLYIDRQSEITDRMRKILIDWLIDVITEFKLHSETFYLAVDIIDRFLFFYNIPRTKLQLVGITAVLVAAKHEEIWPPTMNDCVAVTANTYTPREVIGMEFDVVTALRFKFTVPTTYPIACRLLESCHMSPTVRHATFLFLESAAHCYPLLQFLPSRIAAGALLLGAFLIRHNTSQDAIPLQRLWEIEVYPFAHGIRFEEVQPVTEQLLPFTQRLCSGSSRLQAVRRKYSSHEYDCVAALEFPFVSTSA from the coding sequence ATGCAGCACACTGGATATCATAGAAGCGCGGTGGTCATGATGGCGGTCCCAGTACAAGGACGGATTCCTCTCTCTAACCAGACCAATCTAGCTCGCGAGCCTTATCACAAGACTGGAGCTCAACTCCCGACACCTCGAACTAATGAACGACATTTTGTGTCGGAGTACGGGTCTGAAATATTGGCGTACTTTTTGGAGGTCGAGCGCGTTGTTTACAGCGAGAGATTATACATAGATCGTCAGTCAGAGATCACTGATCGGATGCGGAAAATCTTGATAGATTGGCTGATTGATGTTATCACAGAGTTCAAGCTTCATTCCGAAACGTTCTATCTGGCCGTAGATATCATCGATagatttctttttttctacAATATTCCGCGTACCAAGCTACAACTGGTGGGCATTACAGCTGTTTTAGTTGCGGCTAAGCACGAGGAAATCTGGCCGCCAACGATGAATGACTGTGTCGCTGTGACAGCTAACACATATACCCCAAGGGAGGTTATCGGCATGGAGTTTGACGTTGTGACTGCCCTTCGGTTCAAGTTCACTGTTCCCACGACGTACCCAATAGCTTGTCGACTCTTGGAAAGCTGCCACATGTCGCCAACAGTGCGTCACGCCACGTTTCTGTTTTTGGAGAGTGCTGCCCACTGCTATCCACTCCTGCAGTTCCTACCGTCACGTATTGCGGCAGgggctcttcttcttggaGCGTTTTTGATTCGCCACAACACGTCACAGGACGCGATTCCACTCCAACGTCTATGGGAGATCGAAGTATACCCATTTGCCCACGGAATTAGATTTGAGGAGGTTCAGCCAGTTACTGAGCAGCTTCTCCCGTTCACTCAGCGCTTATGCTCTGGCTCATCTCGTCTTCAGGCTGTGCGACGCAAATACTCTTCTCACGAGTACGACTGCGTGGCTGCATTGGAATTTCCTTTCGTTTCAACCTCTGCGTAA
- the CARP4 gene encoding cAMP response protein, putative (TriTrypDB/GeneDB-style sysID: LpmP.25.1510), whose product MKNSVARTQPEKHYAHAPQSENLPLAIGANFHDDPINRSTLRKSHNLLLERKTDYAPHTKYCYSGQPFERLHTAAEAAAEDEEAVWNGWFSEDFTKEDLDNFVVRMLGYFTEDVSESSAEKERVRKVCISFFVKDDSLSITEIAQKNSGLGESKILSRRQVPKDMRNPNDIFLLSDFRVGDSVSIYGQTYYITDMDKRSRRYFREVLEKDIPDALSIPQDSFTRTAAASAERSTKRVMTSDDMDRKRAIEQQLTGIYTKHSTEDIAITKEFLKNKINEHLTYMALWDDRGNISGDLHYCVIRVYLENNIIEIAECRPENSGRWGGPILIHRQRIPHPSADLTQSRYQQHTYGKLMKNDYLCPEDIQVGETYVIYGKPFYVYDSDAFTRNYVREKYQVIIKDAVDIAPFGTLEKRTSVFYPPPPNGFGSERETRSNWLSLVGKPARIDHELAQRESGRVMSFSAKLAKPIVAGDESREFVISFYRETKELAIFEKPKRNSGMLGGRFLAKGAHRKDMPNGTTVPFSADDFQVGQVIEIYRRPFLLTGLDAGTQRILDGTDKDVTEDRIKCLVVLLKQQLNLKFTRSSEAFLGLAPQGTLGYVQVKEFLRACSCNITDEEALLLVQNLSPGTDGIISYEDFRQVVDVSSESMDEASLTTRSIRNVNMTRNDQLKSTATVSEEKLRRKQLRDVLQFKLIQRKGSVQEQFRLLSDYSANSRLNRDMFRISLNTVLHFNMSKEDEDTLVSLLFDNVEDENGDITYKQFQEFVDSVDNN is encoded by the coding sequence ATGAAGAACAGTGTTGCTCGAACGCAACCGGAGAAGCACTATGCGCATGCTCCGCAGAGTGAGAATTTGCCGTTGGCGATTGGCGCTAATTTTCACGATGATCCTATCAATCGAAGCACGCTGAGAAAAAGCCACAATTTACTTCtcgagagaaaaacagacTACGCACCTCATACGAAATATTGCTACAGTGGCCAACCATTCGAAAGGCTTCACACCGCcgctgaggctgctgctgaggacgAAGAAGCTGTATGGAACGGGTGGTTCTCTGAAGATTTCACGAAAGAGGATCTAGATAATTTTGTTGTTCGAATGCTGGGATACTTTACCGAAGATGTGTCAGAGAGCAGTGCGGAGAAAGAACGTGTGCGCAAGGTGTGCATCAGCTTTTTTGTCAAGGACGACAGTCTTTCCATCACCGAAATTGCCCAGAAAAATAGCGGGTTGGGTGAGTCGAAGATTCTCTCTCGTCGTCAGGTTCCCAAAGACATGCGAAATCCAAATGATATCTTTCTTCTTAGTGACTTTCGCGTCGGCGATTCTGTGAGTATTTATGGCCAGACGTACTACATCACCGATATGGACAAACGGAGTCGCCGTTACTTTCGCGAGGTTCTTGAAAAGGACATTCCGGATGCGCTGAGCATTCCGCAGGACTCTTTCAcccgcacagctgctgcctcagCGGAGCGGTCGACGAAACGAGTGATGACCTCGGACGATATGGACCGCAAGCGCGCCATCGAGCAGCAGCTAACAGGTATCTACACGAAGCACTCTACAGAGGATATTGCCATCACAAAGGAGTTCTTGAAGAACAAGATCAACGAGCATTTAACATATATGGCGCTCTGGGATGATCGCGGCAACATCAGCGGTGACTTACACTACTGCGTCATTAGAGTCTATCTGGAAAACAACATTATTGAGATTGCCGAGTGTAGGCCAGAGAACAGCGGCCGATGGGGAGGGCCGATCTTGATTCACCGCCAGCGAATTCCACACCCATCCGCCGATTTGACGCAGAGCAGGTATCAGCAGCATACATACGGCAAGCTTATGAAAAACGATTACTTGTGCCCCGAGGATATTCAAGTCGGCGAGACATATGTGATTTACGGGAAGCCGTTTTATGTGTACGACAGTGACGCTTTCACTCGCAATTATGTCAGAGAGAAATACCAGGTAATCATCAAGGACGCTGTAGATATCGCTCCTTTTGGGACACTGGAAAAGCGGACATCTGTCTTCTACCCGCCTCCGCCGAACGGGTTCGGTAGCGAGCGTGAAACGCGAAGCAATTGGCTCTCTTTGGTTGGCAAGCCGGCAAGAATCGACCATGAGTTGGCGCAGCGCGAATCTGGTCGTGTGATGAGCTTTTCAGCGAAGCTTGCCAAGCCCATTGTTGCCGGTGACGAAAGCAGAGAGTTTGTGATTTCGTTTTATCGTGAAACCAAGGAGCTGGCGATCTTTGAGAAGCCAAAGCGAAATTCCGGCATGCTGGGCGGCCGATTTCTCGCAAAGGGAGCGCACCGCAAGGACATGCCGAATGGGACCACGGTACCGTTTTCTGCTGATGATTTTCAGGTAGGTCAGGTGATTGAAATTTACCGGCGCCCATTTCTCCTCACTGGCCTCGACGCAGGAACGCAGAGAATTCTCGATGGCACTGACAAGGACGTCACTGAAGACCGCATCAAATGTcttgtggtgctgctgaagcagcagctgaaccTCAAGTTCACACGCTCAAGCGAGGCTTTTCTTGGGCTTGCACCACAGGGCACGCTCGGCTATGTTCAAGTGAAGGAGTTTCTGCGTGCATGCAGCTGTAACATCACTGATGAAGAGGCGCTTTTGCTTGTGCAGAACTTGTCCCCCGGGACCGACGGTATAATCAGCTATGAAGACTTTCGTCAAGTTGTGGACGTCTCTTCTGAGTCGATGGACGAGGCTTCGCTTACAACTCGGTCGATCCGCAATGTAAACATGACCAGGAATGATCAGCTGAAATCTACCGCTACCGTTTCTGAAGAGAAGCTGCGACGCAAGCAGCTCCGTGACGTGCTACAGTTCAAGCTTATTCAGCGAAAGGGAAGTGTACAAGAACAATTTCGCTTGTTGAGTGATTACAGCGCCAATTCTCGACTCAACCGCGACATGTTTCGCATCTCTCTCAACACTGTGCTGCATTTTAATATGAgcaaagaggacgaggataCACTAGTGTCTCTACTTTTCGACAATGTCGAGGACGAAAACGGGGACATTACATACAAGCAGTTCCAAGAGTTTGTGGACTCTGTTGACAATAACTGA